The proteins below come from a single Triticum aestivum cultivar Chinese Spring chromosome 5D, IWGSC CS RefSeq v2.1, whole genome shotgun sequence genomic window:
- the LOC123125135 gene encoding betaine aldehyde dehydrogenase 2-like: MVATTKIPQRPLFIDDDWRAPALGRHLPVINPTTEASIGEIPAGTSEDVDAAVAAARAALKRNRGRDWSRVPGAVRAKYLCAIAAKVSAANERMLGGGGVDGG; this comes from the exons ATGGTCGCCACGACGAAGATCCCGCAGCGGCCGCTCTTCATCGACGACGACTGGCGTGCGCCCGCACTCGGCCGCCACCTCCCCGTCATCAACCCCACCACCGAGGCCTCCATCG GCGAGATCCCGGCGGGCACCTCGGAGGACGTGGACGCGGCGGTGGCTGCCGCGCGGGCGGCCCTCAAGAGGAACCGCGGCCGCGACTGGTCCCGCGTGCCCGGCGCTGTCCGGGCCAAGTACCTCTGCGCGATCGCCGCCAAG GTCAGTGCTGCTAATGAACGAATGCTAGGAGGGGGAGGTGTTGATGGAG GGTGA